The Funiculus sociatus GB2-C1 DNA window AGAACCAGGTGACAGTCTCTCGGTAGTTCGGCATATGCTGGCTAGACGCGAATTGCTGATTGACCTGAATCAACCCATCAATCCTAGAAAAAAGCTCGTACTTTTGAAAGCTCCATCCGTAGACGTTATCAACCAAGGGGATAAAGTTGGATGAACCTTTTAGTCAACCAGCTACTCTGCTGGCAAAGTGACAACGAAGCAGATACTCAAATTGACCGCATATTGTGGATCGATTTCTCTGGCACCGATGTAGTAACCATCGACATCTACGATCCTTATGCTCAACCCATACTCCAGAAGCATGAGCATATGATGGCAGCAATTGCTGCTAATAGAGCCAGCATCCTGCAAGAAGACCCCTACGCAAAAATTCTTCGCTCTTACGTTGAACTCAAGGAGGAGCAACGCCAGCGTGTAGAAAAGGCTTGGTCTGCTATTTTCCTAATCGTAACTAAAGAAGAGTCGTTGTTCGATCCTGTTAAGCGGAGCCAGTTGATCAAGGAGGCGGTTAAACAGACAGGAAGAACAGAACCAACTATTCGCAAGGACTTACGACGGTATTGGCAAAGAGGTCAGACAAAAAATGCCATCATACCTGACTTTAATAAGTGCGGTGAGAAAGGTAAGAAGAAGCGAAGTGATGGTTGCAAAAGAGGTCGCAAGAGCTTCCTTGCTCAAGCCAGAAATGAGGAGATTGGAGTTAATGTTGATGCCGAGATAGAGAAGAAATTTCGTAAAGGTATCCGGTTATTCTACGAAACCTCGCAAAAAAGACCCTTAACCAAGGCTTTTCAACTTACCCTCGAAAAGTTCTTTCCCATCGGATATAGAGAACTTGCCGATGGTTCCAAGGAGCCTATTCTGCCACCAGCAGAAAAATTACCTAGCTTGAGGCAGTTTCAGTACTGGTATGAGAAAAGCTCTGATATCACTCGCAAACTCATTACTCGTAAAGGCGAACGTCGATATAACTTAAGTTATCGGGCTATTGTGGGAAACTCAACTCAGATGGCTTTTGGCCCTGGGTCACTCTTTCAAATCGACGCAACGATCGGTGATGTTTATCTGGTAAGTTCGCTAAACCGATGCTGGATTATCGGTAGACCTACACTGTATCTGGTTATCGATGTGTTCAGCCGTATGATTGTTGGGTTTGTCGTCACCCTCGAACCTGCAAGCTGGCTAGGCGCAATGTTAGCCCTGGAAAATGCTACAGCAGATAAGGTTGAATTTTGCAAAAAGTTTAATTTTGAAATTACAGAAGCTGACTGGCCTAGCCATCATCTTCCTGAAGCCATCCTGGCAGATCGAGGTGAATTTGAACGATATAACGCAAATAACCTGGTGGACTCTCTCGGTGTAGATGTCGATAATACGCCTCCTTACCGGGCAGACATGAAAGGTATTGTTGAGCAGAGCTTTAATCAGTTAAATAACGAAGCCATTCATTGGCTCCCAGGTTCGGTCAAAAAACTTCCTGAACGAGGAGAAAGAGACTATCGACTTGATGGGGTTCTGACTCTGTATGAATTTCGGCAGTTGATGATTCTTGCCATTCGGGATCACAACAGCGAAAAACGTTTGAACAAATACCCGATGGATGAATTCATGATCCAAGATGAACTCGAACCTTACCCGGTCGATCTCTGGCAGTGGGGAGTCGAGAATCGAGTCGGTTCGCTTCATTGGCAACCACCTGCAAATATCCGTCTGAACCTCCTCCCAACAGCAGAAGCTTCCGTAACCCGTGAAGGCTGTATTTACTTCAAGAAGTTGCACTATACCTGTGAATTAGCTGTACGCCAACAGTGGTTTGTTAAGGCAAGAAGTAAGGGGAGTTGGAAAATTACTGTTGCCTATGACCCACGCCTTGTTGATTACATCTACATACGTCTTGATAGTGGCAAAGACATGGAAGTTTGCCGTTTCCTTGATATCGATCAACGCTTCCAGGGTTGCGACTTTCGTGAGGTAGAAGACTACTACAGACGGCAAGAGGTAAACAAGCAGGCTTCCAGGACACGCAGACAGCAGTCTAAAGCAAAACATAATGCTCAAGCTAACAAAATCCTTGATCAGGCAACTGAGGAGGCGCAAAAGGCTGATGATGGTCAAAGCAAGCAGTCTCGTATCAAAAATATCCGCCAAAACCGTAACGAAGAACGTAGTCACGAGCGGAAGACTGAAGCTTGGGATTTAACATCAGAGAAGCTTTCCGACCAACCAGGGCAAGTGATTCCCATGCCAACCATTGCTCAACCTGACAAAGATGAAGAGGAGTATGTACCACCCTGA harbors:
- a CDS encoding Mu transposase C-terminal domain-containing protein, whose amino-acid sequence is MNLLVNQLLCWQSDNEADTQIDRILWIDFSGTDVVTIDIYDPYAQPILQKHEHMMAAIAANRASILQEDPYAKILRSYVELKEEQRQRVEKAWSAIFLIVTKEESLFDPVKRSQLIKEAVKQTGRTEPTIRKDLRRYWQRGQTKNAIIPDFNKCGEKGKKKRSDGCKRGRKSFLAQARNEEIGVNVDAEIEKKFRKGIRLFYETSQKRPLTKAFQLTLEKFFPIGYRELADGSKEPILPPAEKLPSLRQFQYWYEKSSDITRKLITRKGERRYNLSYRAIVGNSTQMAFGPGSLFQIDATIGDVYLVSSLNRCWIIGRPTLYLVIDVFSRMIVGFVVTLEPASWLGAMLALENATADKVEFCKKFNFEITEADWPSHHLPEAILADRGEFERYNANNLVDSLGVDVDNTPPYRADMKGIVEQSFNQLNNEAIHWLPGSVKKLPERGERDYRLDGVLTLYEFRQLMILAIRDHNSEKRLNKYPMDEFMIQDELEPYPVDLWQWGVENRVGSLHWQPPANIRLNLLPTAEASVTREGCIYFKKLHYTCELAVRQQWFVKARSKGSWKITVAYDPRLVDYIYIRLDSGKDMEVCRFLDIDQRFQGCDFREVEDYYRRQEVNKQASRTRRQQSKAKHNAQANKILDQATEEAQKADDGQSKQSRIKNIRQNRNEERSHERKTEAWDLTSEKLSDQPGQVIPMPTIAQPDKDEEEYVPP